A portion of the Carya illinoinensis cultivar Pawnee chromosome 11, C.illinoinensisPawnee_v1, whole genome shotgun sequence genome contains these proteins:
- the LOC122281529 gene encoding probable WRKY transcription factor 20 isoform X7 translates to MWAKVMRKDLIALGLMESIWAEPSPTTGSFVKTKVVHGAVGSATHLVPADLNHQRSEQSMQVQGQCQPHAFASSASVKNEMTNSSNNLSLSAPIHMVTSVASAPAEVDSDDPSHGATPNTRFQASQLDPKGNGVSAVTERSSEDGYNWRKYGQKLVKGSEFPRSYYKCTHPNCEVKKLFERSHDGQITEIIYKGTHDHPKPQPSRRYTAGTIMTIQEERSDKAQALTGQDEKSAIYGQMSHTDPNGTPDLSPVTANDDSLDGVGSIPNRINDDVDDDDLFSKRRKMDIGGLDVTPVVKPIREPRVVVQTLSEVDILDDGYRWRKYGQKVVRGNPNPRSYYKCTNAGCPVRKHVERASHDPKAVITTYEGKHNHDVPTARTSSHDTAGPTAASGPSRIRSEGNDAVSLDLGVGISSSVENRYNEHRQTQHSEILGSQTYASSSHFKVVQATPVSTYFGVLNSDLSRYGSRENPSERRNIEISPLNHSSYPFPQNLGKVLTGP, encoded by the exons ATGTGGGCCAAGGTGATGAGAAAAGACTTGATTGCACTGGGACTAATGGAGTCTATTTGG GCAGAGCCCTCTCCAACCACCGGTTCCTTTGTCAAGACTAAAGTGGTGCATGGCGCTGTTGGTTCTGCTACACATCTG gtTCCTGCAGATCTGAACCACCAGAGAAGTGAACAATCTATGCAAGTCCAAGGTCAGTGCCAACCTCATGCGTTTGCATCATCAGCATCAGTGAAAAATGAGATGACCAATTCCTCTAACAATTTGAGTCTTTCAGCACCAATTCACATGGTAACTTCAGTGGCCAGTGCACCTGCTGAAGTTGATTCAGATGATCCAAGCCATGGAGCTACCCCAAATACCAGGTTTCAAGCTTCACAACTTGATCCTAAAGGAAATGGAGTTTCTGCTGTCACTGAGAGGTCATCAGAGGACGGATATAACTGGCGAAAATATGGACAGAAACTTGTTAAGGGAAGTGAATTTCCACGTAGCTACTACAAGTGTACACATCCTAACTGTGAAGTGAAAAAGTTGTTTGAGCGCTCTCATGATGGACAGATAACTGAGATAATCTACAAGGGGACACATGATCATCCTAAACCTCAACCTAGCCGTCGATATACTGCTGGCACCATTATGACCATCCAAGAAGAAAGATCTGATAAAGCTCAAGCTTTAACTGGCCAAGATG AGAAGTCGGCTATCTATGGACAAATGTCCCATACAGATCCAAATGGCACTCCTGACCTATCTCCTGTGACGGCAAATGATGATAGTCTAGATGGCGTGGGTTCAATACCAAATAGGATCAAcgatgatgttgatgatgatgatctgtTCTCAAAACGGAG GAAAATGGATATTGGAGGGCTTGATGTCACTCCGGTGGTTAAGCCCATCCGAGAACCACGTGTAGTTGTCCAAACTCTTAGTGAGGTAGACATACTGGATGATGGGTATCGCTGGCGTAAATACGGGCAGAAAGTGGTCAGAGGGAATCCTAATCCAAG GAGTTACTACAAGTGTACAAATGCTGGATGCCCTGTTAGAAAACATGTGGAGAGGGCATCTCATGATCCCAAAGCAGTTATAACCACATATGAGGGAAAGCACAATCATGATGTGCCTACTGCAAGGACAAGTAGCCATGACACAGCAGGACCGACAGCTGCAAGTGGACCATCAAGGATTAGATCAGAAGGAAACGATGCCGTTAGCCTTGATCTTGGGGTTGGGATCAGCTCATCTGTTGAAAATAGGTACAATGAGCATAGGCAGACACAGCATTCTGAAATTCTGGGAAGCCAAACATACGCAAGCAGTTCACATTTCAAGGTAGTTCAAGCAACCCCAGTTTCAACTTATTTTGGTGTTCTAAACAGTGACTTGAGTCGATATGGATCTAGAGAAAATCCAAGTGAACGCCGTAACATTGAAATCTCACCTTTAAACCATTCCTCTTACCCATTTCCACAAAACCTTGGAAAGGTTCTGACGGGTCCATGA
- the LOC122281529 gene encoding probable WRKY transcription factor 20 isoform X5 → MWAKVMRKDLIALGLMESIWAEPSPTTGSFVKTKVVHGAVGSATHLVTTVCSNTDTFNERNSSCFKFEPHATSNMVPADLNHQRSEQSMQVQGQCQPHAFASSASVKNEMTNSSNNLSLSAPIHMVTSVASAPAEVDSDDPSHGATPNTRFQASQLDPKGNGVSAVTERSSEDGYNWRKYGQKLVKGSEFPRSYYKCTHPNCEVKKLFERSHDGQITEIIYKGTHDHPKPQPSRRYTAGTIMTIQEERSDKAQALTGQDEKSAIYGQMSHTDPNGTPDLSPVTANDDSLDGVGSIPNRINDDVDDDDLFSKRRKMDIGGLDVTPVVKPIREPRVVVQTLSEVDILDDGYRWRKYGQKVVRGNPNPRSYYKCTNAGCPVRKHVERASHDPKAVITTYEGKHNHDVPTARTSSHDTAGPTAASGPSRIRSEGNDAVSLDLGVGISSSVENRYNEHRQTQHSEILGSQTYASSSHFKVVQATPVSTYFGVLNSDLSRYGSRENPSERRNIEISPLNHSSYPFPQNLGKVLTGP, encoded by the exons ATGTGGGCCAAGGTGATGAGAAAAGACTTGATTGCACTGGGACTAATGGAGTCTATTTGG GCAGAGCCCTCTCCAACCACCGGTTCCTTTGTCAAGACTAAAGTGGTGCATGGCGCTGTTGGTTCTGCTACACATCTGGTAACGACAGTTTGCTCCAACACTGATACCTTCAATGAAAGAAATTCCAGCTGCTTCAAATTTGAACCTCATGCTACATCAAATATG gtTCCTGCAGATCTGAACCACCAGAGAAGTGAACAATCTATGCAAGTCCAAGGTCAGTGCCAACCTCATGCGTTTGCATCATCAGCATCAGTGAAAAATGAGATGACCAATTCCTCTAACAATTTGAGTCTTTCAGCACCAATTCACATGGTAACTTCAGTGGCCAGTGCACCTGCTGAAGTTGATTCAGATGATCCAAGCCATGGAGCTACCCCAAATACCAGGTTTCAAGCTTCACAACTTGATCCTAAAGGAAATGGAGTTTCTGCTGTCACTGAGAGGTCATCAGAGGACGGATATAACTGGCGAAAATATGGACAGAAACTTGTTAAGGGAAGTGAATTTCCACGTAGCTACTACAAGTGTACACATCCTAACTGTGAAGTGAAAAAGTTGTTTGAGCGCTCTCATGATGGACAGATAACTGAGATAATCTACAAGGGGACACATGATCATCCTAAACCTCAACCTAGCCGTCGATATACTGCTGGCACCATTATGACCATCCAAGAAGAAAGATCTGATAAAGCTCAAGCTTTAACTGGCCAAGATG AGAAGTCGGCTATCTATGGACAAATGTCCCATACAGATCCAAATGGCACTCCTGACCTATCTCCTGTGACGGCAAATGATGATAGTCTAGATGGCGTGGGTTCAATACCAAATAGGATCAAcgatgatgttgatgatgatgatctgtTCTCAAAACGGAG GAAAATGGATATTGGAGGGCTTGATGTCACTCCGGTGGTTAAGCCCATCCGAGAACCACGTGTAGTTGTCCAAACTCTTAGTGAGGTAGACATACTGGATGATGGGTATCGCTGGCGTAAATACGGGCAGAAAGTGGTCAGAGGGAATCCTAATCCAAG GAGTTACTACAAGTGTACAAATGCTGGATGCCCTGTTAGAAAACATGTGGAGAGGGCATCTCATGATCCCAAAGCAGTTATAACCACATATGAGGGAAAGCACAATCATGATGTGCCTACTGCAAGGACAAGTAGCCATGACACAGCAGGACCGACAGCTGCAAGTGGACCATCAAGGATTAGATCAGAAGGAAACGATGCCGTTAGCCTTGATCTTGGGGTTGGGATCAGCTCATCTGTTGAAAATAGGTACAATGAGCATAGGCAGACACAGCATTCTGAAATTCTGGGAAGCCAAACATACGCAAGCAGTTCACATTTCAAGGTAGTTCAAGCAACCCCAGTTTCAACTTATTTTGGTGTTCTAAACAGTGACTTGAGTCGATATGGATCTAGAGAAAATCCAAGTGAACGCCGTAACATTGAAATCTCACCTTTAAACCATTCCTCTTACCCATTTCCACAAAACCTTGGAAAGGTTCTGACGGGTCCATGA
- the LOC122281529 gene encoding probable WRKY transcription factor 20 isoform X6 produces the protein MWAKAEPSPTTGSFVKTKVVHGAVGSATHLVTTVCSNTDTFNERNSSCFKFEPHATSNMVPADLNHQRSEQSMQVQGQCQPHAFASSASVKNEMTNSSNNLSLSAPIHMVTSVASAPAEVDSDDPSHGATPNTRFQASQLDPKGNGVSAVTERSSEDGYNWRKYGQKLVKGSEFPRSYYKCTHPNCEVKKLFERSHDGQITEIIYKGTHDHPKPQPSRRYTAGTIMTIQEERSDKAQALTGQDEKSAIYGQMSHTDPNGTPDLSPVTANDDSLDGVGSIPNRINDDVDDDDLFSKRRKMDIGGLDVTPVVKPIREPRVVVQTLSEVDILDDGYRWRKYGQKVVRGNPNPRSYYKCTNAGCPVRKHVERASHDPKAVITTYEGKHNHDVPTARTSSHDTAGPTAASGPSRIRSEGNDAVSLDLGVGISSSVENRYNEHRQTQHSEILGSQTYASSSHFKVVQATPVSTYFGVLNSDLSRYGSRENPSERRNIEISPLNHSSYPFPQNLGKVLTGP, from the exons ATGTGGGCCAAG GCAGAGCCCTCTCCAACCACCGGTTCCTTTGTCAAGACTAAAGTGGTGCATGGCGCTGTTGGTTCTGCTACACATCTGGTAACGACAGTTTGCTCCAACACTGATACCTTCAATGAAAGAAATTCCAGCTGCTTCAAATTTGAACCTCATGCTACATCAAATATG gtTCCTGCAGATCTGAACCACCAGAGAAGTGAACAATCTATGCAAGTCCAAGGTCAGTGCCAACCTCATGCGTTTGCATCATCAGCATCAGTGAAAAATGAGATGACCAATTCCTCTAACAATTTGAGTCTTTCAGCACCAATTCACATGGTAACTTCAGTGGCCAGTGCACCTGCTGAAGTTGATTCAGATGATCCAAGCCATGGAGCTACCCCAAATACCAGGTTTCAAGCTTCACAACTTGATCCTAAAGGAAATGGAGTTTCTGCTGTCACTGAGAGGTCATCAGAGGACGGATATAACTGGCGAAAATATGGACAGAAACTTGTTAAGGGAAGTGAATTTCCACGTAGCTACTACAAGTGTACACATCCTAACTGTGAAGTGAAAAAGTTGTTTGAGCGCTCTCATGATGGACAGATAACTGAGATAATCTACAAGGGGACACATGATCATCCTAAACCTCAACCTAGCCGTCGATATACTGCTGGCACCATTATGACCATCCAAGAAGAAAGATCTGATAAAGCTCAAGCTTTAACTGGCCAAGATG AGAAGTCGGCTATCTATGGACAAATGTCCCATACAGATCCAAATGGCACTCCTGACCTATCTCCTGTGACGGCAAATGATGATAGTCTAGATGGCGTGGGTTCAATACCAAATAGGATCAAcgatgatgttgatgatgatgatctgtTCTCAAAACGGAG GAAAATGGATATTGGAGGGCTTGATGTCACTCCGGTGGTTAAGCCCATCCGAGAACCACGTGTAGTTGTCCAAACTCTTAGTGAGGTAGACATACTGGATGATGGGTATCGCTGGCGTAAATACGGGCAGAAAGTGGTCAGAGGGAATCCTAATCCAAG GAGTTACTACAAGTGTACAAATGCTGGATGCCCTGTTAGAAAACATGTGGAGAGGGCATCTCATGATCCCAAAGCAGTTATAACCACATATGAGGGAAAGCACAATCATGATGTGCCTACTGCAAGGACAAGTAGCCATGACACAGCAGGACCGACAGCTGCAAGTGGACCATCAAGGATTAGATCAGAAGGAAACGATGCCGTTAGCCTTGATCTTGGGGTTGGGATCAGCTCATCTGTTGAAAATAGGTACAATGAGCATAGGCAGACACAGCATTCTGAAATTCTGGGAAGCCAAACATACGCAAGCAGTTCACATTTCAAGGTAGTTCAAGCAACCCCAGTTTCAACTTATTTTGGTGTTCTAAACAGTGACTTGAGTCGATATGGATCTAGAGAAAATCCAAGTGAACGCCGTAACATTGAAATCTCACCTTTAAACCATTCCTCTTACCCATTTCCACAAAACCTTGGAAAGGTTCTGACGGGTCCATGA
- the LOC122281529 gene encoding probable WRKY transcription factor 20 isoform X8 has product MVPADLNHQRSEQSMQVQGQCQPHAFASSASVKNEMTNSSNNLSLSAPIHMVTSVASAPAEVDSDDPSHGATPNTRFQASQLDPKGNGVSAVTERSSEDGYNWRKYGQKLVKGSEFPRSYYKCTHPNCEVKKLFERSHDGQITEIIYKGTHDHPKPQPSRRYTAGTIMTIQEERSDKAQALTGQDEKSAIYGQMSHTDPNGTPDLSPVTANDDSLDGVGSIPNRINDDVDDDDLFSKRRKMDIGGLDVTPVVKPIREPRVVVQTLSEVDILDDGYRWRKYGQKVVRGNPNPRSYYKCTNAGCPVRKHVERASHDPKAVITTYEGKHNHDVPTARTSSHDTAGPTAASGPSRIRSEGNDAVSLDLGVGISSSVENRYNEHRQTQHSEILGSQTYASSSHFKVVQATPVSTYFGVLNSDLSRYGSRENPSERRNIEISPLNHSSYPFPQNLGKVLTGP; this is encoded by the exons ATG gtTCCTGCAGATCTGAACCACCAGAGAAGTGAACAATCTATGCAAGTCCAAGGTCAGTGCCAACCTCATGCGTTTGCATCATCAGCATCAGTGAAAAATGAGATGACCAATTCCTCTAACAATTTGAGTCTTTCAGCACCAATTCACATGGTAACTTCAGTGGCCAGTGCACCTGCTGAAGTTGATTCAGATGATCCAAGCCATGGAGCTACCCCAAATACCAGGTTTCAAGCTTCACAACTTGATCCTAAAGGAAATGGAGTTTCTGCTGTCACTGAGAGGTCATCAGAGGACGGATATAACTGGCGAAAATATGGACAGAAACTTGTTAAGGGAAGTGAATTTCCACGTAGCTACTACAAGTGTACACATCCTAACTGTGAAGTGAAAAAGTTGTTTGAGCGCTCTCATGATGGACAGATAACTGAGATAATCTACAAGGGGACACATGATCATCCTAAACCTCAACCTAGCCGTCGATATACTGCTGGCACCATTATGACCATCCAAGAAGAAAGATCTGATAAAGCTCAAGCTTTAACTGGCCAAGATG AGAAGTCGGCTATCTATGGACAAATGTCCCATACAGATCCAAATGGCACTCCTGACCTATCTCCTGTGACGGCAAATGATGATAGTCTAGATGGCGTGGGTTCAATACCAAATAGGATCAAcgatgatgttgatgatgatgatctgtTCTCAAAACGGAG GAAAATGGATATTGGAGGGCTTGATGTCACTCCGGTGGTTAAGCCCATCCGAGAACCACGTGTAGTTGTCCAAACTCTTAGTGAGGTAGACATACTGGATGATGGGTATCGCTGGCGTAAATACGGGCAGAAAGTGGTCAGAGGGAATCCTAATCCAAG GAGTTACTACAAGTGTACAAATGCTGGATGCCCTGTTAGAAAACATGTGGAGAGGGCATCTCATGATCCCAAAGCAGTTATAACCACATATGAGGGAAAGCACAATCATGATGTGCCTACTGCAAGGACAAGTAGCCATGACACAGCAGGACCGACAGCTGCAAGTGGACCATCAAGGATTAGATCAGAAGGAAACGATGCCGTTAGCCTTGATCTTGGGGTTGGGATCAGCTCATCTGTTGAAAATAGGTACAATGAGCATAGGCAGACACAGCATTCTGAAATTCTGGGAAGCCAAACATACGCAAGCAGTTCACATTTCAAGGTAGTTCAAGCAACCCCAGTTTCAACTTATTTTGGTGTTCTAAACAGTGACTTGAGTCGATATGGATCTAGAGAAAATCCAAGTGAACGCCGTAACATTGAAATCTCACCTTTAAACCATTCCTCTTACCCATTTCCACAAAACCTTGGAAAGGTTCTGACGGGTCCATGA
- the LOC122281529 gene encoding probable WRKY transcription factor 20 isoform X9, translating to MQVQGQCQPHAFASSASVKNEMTNSSNNLSLSAPIHMVTSVASAPAEVDSDDPSHGATPNTRFQASQLDPKGNGVSAVTERSSEDGYNWRKYGQKLVKGSEFPRSYYKCTHPNCEVKKLFERSHDGQITEIIYKGTHDHPKPQPSRRYTAGTIMTIQEERSDKAQALTGQDEKSAIYGQMSHTDPNGTPDLSPVTANDDSLDGVGSIPNRINDDVDDDDLFSKRRKMDIGGLDVTPVVKPIREPRVVVQTLSEVDILDDGYRWRKYGQKVVRGNPNPRSYYKCTNAGCPVRKHVERASHDPKAVITTYEGKHNHDVPTARTSSHDTAGPTAASGPSRIRSEGNDAVSLDLGVGISSSVENRYNEHRQTQHSEILGSQTYASSSHFKVVQATPVSTYFGVLNSDLSRYGSRENPSERRNIEISPLNHSSYPFPQNLGKVLTGP from the exons ATGCAAGTCCAAGGTCAGTGCCAACCTCATGCGTTTGCATCATCAGCATCAGTGAAAAATGAGATGACCAATTCCTCTAACAATTTGAGTCTTTCAGCACCAATTCACATGGTAACTTCAGTGGCCAGTGCACCTGCTGAAGTTGATTCAGATGATCCAAGCCATGGAGCTACCCCAAATACCAGGTTTCAAGCTTCACAACTTGATCCTAAAGGAAATGGAGTTTCTGCTGTCACTGAGAGGTCATCAGAGGACGGATATAACTGGCGAAAATATGGACAGAAACTTGTTAAGGGAAGTGAATTTCCACGTAGCTACTACAAGTGTACACATCCTAACTGTGAAGTGAAAAAGTTGTTTGAGCGCTCTCATGATGGACAGATAACTGAGATAATCTACAAGGGGACACATGATCATCCTAAACCTCAACCTAGCCGTCGATATACTGCTGGCACCATTATGACCATCCAAGAAGAAAGATCTGATAAAGCTCAAGCTTTAACTGGCCAAGATG AGAAGTCGGCTATCTATGGACAAATGTCCCATACAGATCCAAATGGCACTCCTGACCTATCTCCTGTGACGGCAAATGATGATAGTCTAGATGGCGTGGGTTCAATACCAAATAGGATCAAcgatgatgttgatgatgatgatctgtTCTCAAAACGGAG GAAAATGGATATTGGAGGGCTTGATGTCACTCCGGTGGTTAAGCCCATCCGAGAACCACGTGTAGTTGTCCAAACTCTTAGTGAGGTAGACATACTGGATGATGGGTATCGCTGGCGTAAATACGGGCAGAAAGTGGTCAGAGGGAATCCTAATCCAAG GAGTTACTACAAGTGTACAAATGCTGGATGCCCTGTTAGAAAACATGTGGAGAGGGCATCTCATGATCCCAAAGCAGTTATAACCACATATGAGGGAAAGCACAATCATGATGTGCCTACTGCAAGGACAAGTAGCCATGACACAGCAGGACCGACAGCTGCAAGTGGACCATCAAGGATTAGATCAGAAGGAAACGATGCCGTTAGCCTTGATCTTGGGGTTGGGATCAGCTCATCTGTTGAAAATAGGTACAATGAGCATAGGCAGACACAGCATTCTGAAATTCTGGGAAGCCAAACATACGCAAGCAGTTCACATTTCAAGGTAGTTCAAGCAACCCCAGTTTCAACTTATTTTGGTGTTCTAAACAGTGACTTGAGTCGATATGGATCTAGAGAAAATCCAAGTGAACGCCGTAACATTGAAATCTCACCTTTAAACCATTCCTCTTACCCATTTCCACAAAACCTTGGAAAGGTTCTGACGGGTCCATGA
- the LOC122281529 gene encoding probable WRKY transcription factor 20 isoform X10 has translation MQVQAPIHMVTSVASAPAEVDSDDPSHGATPNTRFQASQLDPKGNGVSAVTERSSEDGYNWRKYGQKLVKGSEFPRSYYKCTHPNCEVKKLFERSHDGQITEIIYKGTHDHPKPQPSRRYTAGTIMTIQEERSDKAQALTGQDEKSAIYGQMSHTDPNGTPDLSPVTANDDSLDGVGSIPNRINDDVDDDDLFSKRRKMDIGGLDVTPVVKPIREPRVVVQTLSEVDILDDGYRWRKYGQKVVRGNPNPRSYYKCTNAGCPVRKHVERASHDPKAVITTYEGKHNHDVPTARTSSHDTAGPTAASGPSRIRSEGNDAVSLDLGVGISSSVENRYNEHRQTQHSEILGSQTYASSSHFKVVQATPVSTYFGVLNSDLSRYGSRENPSERRNIEISPLNHSSYPFPQNLGKVLTGP, from the exons ATGCAAGTCCAAG CACCAATTCACATGGTAACTTCAGTGGCCAGTGCACCTGCTGAAGTTGATTCAGATGATCCAAGCCATGGAGCTACCCCAAATACCAGGTTTCAAGCTTCACAACTTGATCCTAAAGGAAATGGAGTTTCTGCTGTCACTGAGAGGTCATCAGAGGACGGATATAACTGGCGAAAATATGGACAGAAACTTGTTAAGGGAAGTGAATTTCCACGTAGCTACTACAAGTGTACACATCCTAACTGTGAAGTGAAAAAGTTGTTTGAGCGCTCTCATGATGGACAGATAACTGAGATAATCTACAAGGGGACACATGATCATCCTAAACCTCAACCTAGCCGTCGATATACTGCTGGCACCATTATGACCATCCAAGAAGAAAGATCTGATAAAGCTCAAGCTTTAACTGGCCAAGATG AGAAGTCGGCTATCTATGGACAAATGTCCCATACAGATCCAAATGGCACTCCTGACCTATCTCCTGTGACGGCAAATGATGATAGTCTAGATGGCGTGGGTTCAATACCAAATAGGATCAAcgatgatgttgatgatgatgatctgtTCTCAAAACGGAG GAAAATGGATATTGGAGGGCTTGATGTCACTCCGGTGGTTAAGCCCATCCGAGAACCACGTGTAGTTGTCCAAACTCTTAGTGAGGTAGACATACTGGATGATGGGTATCGCTGGCGTAAATACGGGCAGAAAGTGGTCAGAGGGAATCCTAATCCAAG GAGTTACTACAAGTGTACAAATGCTGGATGCCCTGTTAGAAAACATGTGGAGAGGGCATCTCATGATCCCAAAGCAGTTATAACCACATATGAGGGAAAGCACAATCATGATGTGCCTACTGCAAGGACAAGTAGCCATGACACAGCAGGACCGACAGCTGCAAGTGGACCATCAAGGATTAGATCAGAAGGAAACGATGCCGTTAGCCTTGATCTTGGGGTTGGGATCAGCTCATCTGTTGAAAATAGGTACAATGAGCATAGGCAGACACAGCATTCTGAAATTCTGGGAAGCCAAACATACGCAAGCAGTTCACATTTCAAGGTAGTTCAAGCAACCCCAGTTTCAACTTATTTTGGTGTTCTAAACAGTGACTTGAGTCGATATGGATCTAGAGAAAATCCAAGTGAACGCCGTAACATTGAAATCTCACCTTTAAACCATTCCTCTTACCCATTTCCACAAAACCTTGGAAAGGTTCTGACGGGTCCATGA
- the LOC122281869 gene encoding scarecrow-like transcription factor PAT1 codes for MQPSQKKSISTGSHRFYEQLVQEPVSYFVSPSQNFDPHLCSDDNSQGTHPLVPTCENYCTLESSSGTSGYFVQNSPSTVSFSPNGSPASQPDSQSFPTDQHQSPDNACGSPVSVSCLSDDVDDLRHKIRELETAMLEPDLDTLDRYSNANPVGPNQIPSEAEKWKQMMEIISGMDLKDVLCACAKAIAENDMYTAEWLMSELRQMVSVSGEPIQRLGAYMLEGLVARLASSGSSIYKALRCKEPASAELLSYMHLLYEVCPFFKFGYMSANGAIAEALKDENRIHIIDFQIAQGSQWITLIQGLAARPRGPPQIRITGIDDTTSAYARGGGPDIVGKRLSRLAESCKVPFEFNAVGISGSEVELGDLGVRPGEAIAVNFALVLHHMPDESVGSQNHRDRILRLVKSLSPKVVTLVEQESNTNTAPFFHRFLETLDYYTAVFESIDVTLPREHRERINVEQHCLARDIVNIIACEGAERVERHELLGKWRSRFIMAGFTPYPLSSLVNATIKTLLENYCEKYTLEERDGALFLGWMNRVLVASCAWR; via the coding sequence ATGCAACCATCTCAGAAAAAAAGTATTTCAACTGGTTCTCACAGGTTCTATGAACAGCTAGTGCAAGAGCCAGTGTCCTATTTTGTGTCCCCCAGCCAGAATTTTGATCCTCATTTATGCTCTGACGATAACAGCCAGGGAACCCACCCTTTGGTTCCAACTTGTGAGAACTACTGCACCCTTGAATCATCCTCAGGAACCAGTGGTTACTTTGTTCAAAATTCTCCATCTACTGTCAGTTTCTCCCCTAACGGAAGCCCAGCTTCACAACCAGATTCTCAATCATTCCCCACAGACCAGCATCAATCCCCTGACAATGCTTGTGGCTCACCAGTCAGTGTATCTTGCTTGTCAGATGATGTCGATGACCTGAGGCACAAGATAAGGGAACTAGAAACTGCTATGCTGGAACCTGATTTAGATACACTTGACAGATACTCTAACGCAAACCCTGTTGGACCTAATCAAATTCCATCAGAAGCAGAAAAGTGGAAGCAAATGATGGAGATAATTTCCGGAATGGACTTGAAAGATGTGCTTTGTGCTTGTGCTAAAGCCATAGCAGAAAATGATATGTACACAGCTGAATGGTTGATGTCAGAGTTACGTCAGATGGTCTCAGTTTCTGGTGAGCCAATCCAACGCTTAGGAGCTTACATGCTGGAAGGGCTTGTTGCAAGATTGGCATCTTCAGGAAGTTCTATCTATAAAGCTCTTCGATGCAAAGAGCCTGCCAGTGCTGAACTTCTCTCGTACATGCACTTACTCTATGAAGTCTGCCCATTTTTCAAGTTTGGCTATATGTCTGCAAATGGGGCAATTGCAGAAGCTTTGAAGGATGAAAATCGCATCCATATAATTGATTTTCAGATTGCACAGGGCAGCCAGTGGATCACCTTAATCCAGGGTCTTGCTGCAAGGCCCAGAGGACCTCCACAGATTCGTATCACGGGCATCGATGATACCACATCAGCTTATGCCCGGGGAGGGGGCCCTGATATTGTAGGGAAGAGGTTATCCAGGCTGGCCGAGTCATGTAAGGTACCCTTTGAATTCAATGCTGTAGGAATTTCTGGTTCTGAGGTTGAACTTGGAGACCTTGGAGTTCGACCTGGTGAAGCCATTGCAGTGAATTTTGCCTTGGTGTTGCACCACATGCCAGATGAAAGTGTGGGCAGTCAGAATCATCGTGACAGGATCTTGAGATTGGTTAAGAGCTTATCTCCCAAGGTGGTCACTCTTGTTGAGCAAGAATCTAATACCAACACTGCCCCATTCTTTCACCGTTTCCTTGAGACACTAGATTATTATACAGCAGTCTTTGAATCTATTGATGTGACTCTGCCACGGGAGCACAGGGAGCGTATAAATGTTGAGCAGCACTGTCTGGCTCGAGATATTGTTAACATAATAGCTTGTGAGGGGGCTGAAAGAGTGGAACGCCACGAGCTTCTTGGGAAATGGAGATCACGGTTTATTATGGCTGGTTTCACGCCTTATCCGTTGAGCTCCCTAGTGAATGCTACGATCAAGACCCTTCTGGAGAACTACTGTGAGAAGTATACACTTGAAGAGAGAGATGGAGCACTATTCCTGGGCTGGATGAATCGAGTTTTGGTTGCCTCCTGTGCGTGGAGGTGA